A genomic region of Zingiber officinale cultivar Zhangliang unplaced genomic scaffold, Zo_v1.1 ctg133, whole genome shotgun sequence contains the following coding sequences:
- the LOC122036111 gene encoding exocyst complex component EXO84C-like isoform X1, translating into MESSEEDDYFPPHEWITPQSSINSIYQSDTEKGIRKVCSELLELKDAVENLSGNTQSKYLAFLRLSEEVIEMEQELIDLQKHVSAQGIIVQDLMSGVCRELEVWNKYSSGEPNSEEDIADINQLLHNDLEDPKITFLEMVDVLLAEHKLEEALSAILTEEKSSPELCDLKGNTSVEGSSYRLAFLKKKEMLVDKIVGITEQPYISITELRKVASGLVKLGKGSLALKLMLNAYDSRLRKKIEAFLPSCSTYLETYAAILSELVFSTISVATKESTLIVGDMANYMNRIVQWAEDEIESFVRLVKENSDSPETATALRSTCICIQACLSHCSLLEPQGLKFSKLIMVLLFPYLEEVLDMNFRRARRRILDLTKDDNLEFLSSQLDLPVSVATPSGFMFSGIGKKFMTIVEEILDQLTPTVISQFGRHVLNKLLQLFDKFIEAVIKTLPGPSEDDNLIEPKESAEFKVETDAEQLRLLGTAYAVALELLPIAVEKIVTFAQNENKDRGGGSSESISNVSVTSVDYKDWRRNLQHSLDKLRDHFCRQYVLTFIYSREGKAKLDARIYLESKGDDLYWDLEPLPSLPFRGIFGRLQQLASVARDVLLGKEKIQKVLLSRLIETVVMWLSEEHEFWNVFEDDSVQLQPLGLQQFILDMHFIVEITVCGGYSSRIVHQLVSAVITRAIGTFSARGIDPQSALPEDEWFVDTAKTAISKLMHGTSESEISDPDEHISIMHHDISDSDESLSSPSISESLDSFASANMGGTDSPVYFTDPET; encoded by the exons ATGGAGAGCAGCGAGGAGGACGACTACTTCCCCCCGCACGAATGGATCACTCCCCAGTCCAGCATCAACTCCATTTACCAATCCGATACCGAGAAG GGTATCAGAAAAGTTTGTTCTGAACTTTTGGAACTGAAGGATGCTGTTGAAAACCTATCTGGGAACACACAATCCAAGTATCTAGCCTTCCTCAG ACTATCAGAAGAGGTTATAGAAATGGAGCAAGAGTTGATTGATCTCCAAAAACATGTTTCTGCTCAAGGAATTATTGTACAAGATCTCATGAGCGGTGTTTGCCGAGAATTAGAAGTGTGGAATAAATATAGCAGTGGAGAACCTAATTCCGAGGAGGATATTGCTGATATCAATCAATTATTGCACAATGATCTGGAGGACCCTAAGATTACTTTCTTGGAAATGGTAGATGTCTTATTGGCAGAGCATAAACTAGAAGAAGCACTTTCAGCTATATTAACTGAGGAAAAAAGTTCACCAGAATTATGTGACTTGAAGGGAAATACATCAGTTGAAGGTTCTTCGTATAGGTTAGCTTTTCTCAAAAAAAAGGAAATGCTTGTGGATAAGATTGTAGGGATCACTGAGCAACCATATATATCAATTACAGAATTACGAAAAGTTGCATCTGGTTTAGTTAAGCTGGGGAAAGGTTCTCTAGCACTTAAATTAATGCTGAATGCATATGATTCCCGTCTTCGGAAAAAGATTGAGGCTTTTCTTCCTTCATGTTCTACTTACTTAGAGACATATGCTGCAATTCTTTCTGAGCTTGTTTTCTCAACAATCTCAGTGGCAACAAAAGAATCCACCTTAATTGTTGGAGACATGGCTAATTACATGAATCGAATTGTGCAGTGGGCTGAAGATGAGATAGAATCTTTTGTTCGTTTAGTAAAAGAAAACTCTGATTCACCCGAGACTGCCACGGCTCTTCGTTCTACATGTATCTGTATTCAGGCATGCCTTAGTCACTGTTCCCTTTTGGAACCACAAGGACTAAAGTTCTCAAAGTTAATTATGGTACTTTTGTTTCCTTACCTTGAAGAGGTTCTAGATATGAACTTTAGGCGAGCCAGAAGAAGGATTCTTGATTTGACAAAGGATGATAATTTGGAATTTCTATCTTCTCAGTTAGATTTGCCAGTTTCTGTTGCAACACCATCAGGTTTCATGTTTTCTGGCATTGGGAAGAAATTCATGACTATTGTGGAA GAAATATTGGATCAGCTTACACCAACCGTAATATCACAATTTGGCAGGCACGTTTTAAATAAGCTTCTTCAACTGTTCGATAAGTTCATAGAGGCAGTAATTAAGACATTACCTGGTCCCTCTGAAGATGATAATCTCATTGAACCAAAAGAATCTGCAGAGTTTAAGGTTGAAACTGATGCTGAGCAGCTTCGTCTATTAGGCACTGCATATGCAGTTGCTCTTGAACTCTTACCAATAGCTGTAGAAAAAATAGTTACCTTTGCGCAAAATGAAAACAAAGATAGGGGTGGTGGCTCATCAGAAAGCATTTCAAATGTTTCTGTTACCAGTGTGGACTACAAAGATTGGAGGCGAAATCTCCAACATTCATTAGATAAGCTTAGAGATCATTTCTGTAGACAGTATGTCTTGACCTTCATTTACTCACGGGAAGGAAAAGCAAAATTAGATGCTCGGATATATTTGGAAAGCAAAGGAGATGACCTTTACTGGGATTTAGAGCCACTTCCATCTTTGCCATTTCGG GGAATATTTGGAAGGCTACAGCAATTAGCAAGTGTGGCAAGGGATGTCCTACtggggaaagaaaagatacaaaaAGTTCTTCTTTCTAGGTTAATAGAGACAGTGGTTATGTGGCTCTCTGAAGAGCATGAATTCTGGAATGTATTTGAAGATGACTCTGTTCAACTTCAGCCTCTTGGCTTGCAACAG TTTATACTTGATATGCACTTCATAGTTGAAATTACGGTTTGTGGGGGATACTCATCTAGAATTGTCCATCAGCTCGTCTCGGCTGTTATAACACGAGCAATTGGCACTTTCTCTGCTAGAGGTATAGATCCTCAAAG TGCACTTCCTGAGGATGAGTGGTTTGTTGATACTGCAAAGACAGCAATAAGCAAGCTCATGCACGGAACCTCAGAGTCTGAAATTTCTGATCCTGATGAACACATTTCTATAATGCATCACGATATTTCGGATTCCGATGAAAGCCTTTCGAGCCCATCCATCTCAGAATCTCTAGATTCATTTGCTTCAGCAAACATGGGTGGAACTGATAGCCCTGTCTACTTCACTGATCCAGAAACATGA
- the LOC122036110 gene encoding methionine aminopeptidase 1B, chloroplastic-like isoform X1, with protein MALKAFICRPCCVSAAIPPSIEPSWRSSFFVGQPLEISIPNPPSGEYTLKRPGIIVSKKLSGLEEAVRIQRSRELHGSIKLRKRPPLRRGKVSGRLPVPDHICRPPYVDSGLLPELSREHQLHEDEGISRMKAACELAARVLDYAGTLVRVPNFIPTNSVCLKYCINCLRDASIHQPSVTTNEIDKAVHNMIIDAGAYPSPLGYGGFPKSVCTSVNECMCHGIPDSRQLQDGDIINIDVTVYLNGYHGDTSKTFLCGNVNELTKRLVKVAEECLERAIYVCKDGANFKKIGKRISEHAEKYGYGVVERFVGHGVGTVFHSVPLILHHRNDESGCMVEGETFTIEPILTMGSTENVTWDDGWTTVTADGSRAAQFEHTILITRTGAEVLTKC; from the exons ATGGCACTGAAAGCTTTCATTTGCCGGCCATGTTGCGTATCGGCGGCGATTCCTCCCTCGATTGAACCTTCTTGGAGGTCTTCTTTCTTCGTCGGTCAACCTCTCGAAATATCCATCCCAAACCCCCCTTCAG GAGAGTATACTCTGAAGAGACCAGGCATCATTGTATCGAAGAAATTGTCAGGACTGGAGGAGGCTGTACGAATTCAAAG GTCAAGAGAACTACATGGTtcaataaaattaagaaaaaggCCACCGTTAAGGCGTGGAAAAGTTTCTGGAAGGCTTCCTGTTCCTGATCACATCTGTAGACCTCCATATGTTGATTCAGGCTTGTTGCCGGAACTATCTAGGGAGCATCAATTACATGAAGATGAGGGTATTTCTCGCATGAAGGCTGCCTGTGAACTTGCGGCCCGCGTCTTAGATTATGCAGGAACATTGGTTAGA GTGCCCAATTTTATTCCTACAAATTCTGTGTGCTTAAAATATTGTATTAACTGTTTGAGAGATGCTTCCATTCATCAGCCATCCGTAACGACAAATGAAATTGATAAAGCAGTTCACAATATGATAATTGATGCTGGGGCTTATCCTTCCCCACTTGGGTATGGTGGATTTCCCAAAAGTGTTTGCACATCAGTAAATGAATGCATGTGCCATGGGATACCTGATTCCCGCCAACTACAG GATGGGGACATCATAAACATCGATGTCACTGTTTATCTGAAT GGTTATCATGGGGACACATCAAAAACATTTCTATGTGGAAATGTCAACGAATTGACAAAGCGTCTAGTCAAA GTGGCTGAAGAATGCCTAGAGAGGGCCATATATGTTTGCAAAGATGGTGCAAACTTTAAGAAGATTGGCAAAAGAATAAG CGAGCATGCTGAAAAATATGGCTATGGTGTTGTGGAGCGTTTTGTTGGTCATGGTGTAGGGACAGTATTCCATTCTGTGCCACTCATCTTGCACCATC GTAATGATGAATCGGGCTGCATGGTTGAAGGTGAAACATTTACCATTG AGCCGATCCTAACCATGGGAAGTACTGAAAACGTTACTTGGGATGACGGGTGGACGACTGTAACTGCAGATGGTAGTCGTGCCGCACAGTTTGAGCACACAATTTTGATCACCAGGACTGGCGCAGAGGTTTTAACAAAATGCTGA
- the LOC122036082 gene encoding uncharacterized protein LOC122036082, translated as MAKSRRHAADRLLGRAAGTDLPDLTEEEVLWPIGDSSWWRRADPDRASRDGEVDRCARPAVASSAPVEVPVWPSVLRDRPSGLAEIEEEEPTKGDWMPPHEYLARSKGRGVEMSVMEGAGRTLKGRDMSRVRDAVWSWTGFNG; from the coding sequence ATGGCCAAGTCGCGAAGACACGCTGCAGACCGCCTCCTCGGCCGCGCCGCCGGGACCGACCTCCCAGACCTCACTGAGGAGGAGGTCTTATGGCCCATCGGCGACTCCTCCTGGTGGCGCCGGGCCGATCCCGACCGCGCCAGCCGTGACGGGGAGGTCGACCGGTGCGCTCGTCCCGCCGTCGCATCCTCGGCACCGGTAGAGGTGCCTGTCTGGCCCAGTGTCCTCCGCGATCGTCCCTCCGGTCTGGCGGAGATCGAGGAGGAGGAACCGACGAAGGGTGATTGGATGCCGCCGCACGAGTACCTGGCGAGGTCCAAAGGGCGGGGCGTTGAGATGTCGGTGATGGAAGGCGCCGGCCGGACACTGAAGGGCCGGGACATGAGCCGAGTTCGGGACGCGGTCTGGAGTTGGACCGGATTCAACGGTTGA
- the LOC122036110 gene encoding methionine aminopeptidase 1B, chloroplastic-like isoform X2 codes for MALKAFICRPCCVSAAIPPSIEPSWRSSFFVGQPLEISIPNPPSGEYTLKRPGIIVSKKLSGLEEAVRIQRSRELHGSIKLRKRPPLRRGKVSGRLPVPDHICRPPYVDSGLLPELSREHQLHEDEGISRMKAACELAARVLDYAGTLVRPSVTTNEIDKAVHNMIIDAGAYPSPLGYGGFPKSVCTSVNECMCHGIPDSRQLQDGDIINIDVTVYLNGYHGDTSKTFLCGNVNELTKRLVKVAEECLERAIYVCKDGANFKKIGKRISEHAEKYGYGVVERFVGHGVGTVFHSVPLILHHRNDESGCMVEGETFTIEPILTMGSTENVTWDDGWTTVTADGSRAAQFEHTILITRTGAEVLTKC; via the exons ATGGCACTGAAAGCTTTCATTTGCCGGCCATGTTGCGTATCGGCGGCGATTCCTCCCTCGATTGAACCTTCTTGGAGGTCTTCTTTCTTCGTCGGTCAACCTCTCGAAATATCCATCCCAAACCCCCCTTCAG GAGAGTATACTCTGAAGAGACCAGGCATCATTGTATCGAAGAAATTGTCAGGACTGGAGGAGGCTGTACGAATTCAAAG GTCAAGAGAACTACATGGTtcaataaaattaagaaaaaggCCACCGTTAAGGCGTGGAAAAGTTTCTGGAAGGCTTCCTGTTCCTGATCACATCTGTAGACCTCCATATGTTGATTCAGGCTTGTTGCCGGAACTATCTAGGGAGCATCAATTACATGAAGATGAGGGTATTTCTCGCATGAAGGCTGCCTGTGAACTTGCGGCCCGCGTCTTAGATTATGCAGGAACATTGGTTAGA CCATCCGTAACGACAAATGAAATTGATAAAGCAGTTCACAATATGATAATTGATGCTGGGGCTTATCCTTCCCCACTTGGGTATGGTGGATTTCCCAAAAGTGTTTGCACATCAGTAAATGAATGCATGTGCCATGGGATACCTGATTCCCGCCAACTACAG GATGGGGACATCATAAACATCGATGTCACTGTTTATCTGAAT GGTTATCATGGGGACACATCAAAAACATTTCTATGTGGAAATGTCAACGAATTGACAAAGCGTCTAGTCAAA GTGGCTGAAGAATGCCTAGAGAGGGCCATATATGTTTGCAAAGATGGTGCAAACTTTAAGAAGATTGGCAAAAGAATAAG CGAGCATGCTGAAAAATATGGCTATGGTGTTGTGGAGCGTTTTGTTGGTCATGGTGTAGGGACAGTATTCCATTCTGTGCCACTCATCTTGCACCATC GTAATGATGAATCGGGCTGCATGGTTGAAGGTGAAACATTTACCATTG AGCCGATCCTAACCATGGGAAGTACTGAAAACGTTACTTGGGATGACGGGTGGACGACTGTAACTGCAGATGGTAGTCGTGCCGCACAGTTTGAGCACACAATTTTGATCACCAGGACTGGCGCAGAGGTTTTAACAAAATGCTGA
- the LOC122036111 gene encoding exocyst complex component EXO84C-like isoform X2: MESSEEDDYFPPHEWITPQSSINSIYQSDTEKGIRKVCSELLELKDAVENLSGNTQSKYLAFLRLSEEVIEMEQELIDLQKHVSAQGIIVQDLMSGVCRELEVWNKYSSGEPNSEEDIADINQLLHNDLEDPKITFLEMVDVLLAEHKLEEALSAILTEEKSSPELCDLKGNTSVEGSSYRLAFLKKKEMLVDKIVGITEQPYISITELRKVASGLVKLGKGSLALKLMLNAYDSRLRKKIEAFLPSCSTYLETYAAILSELVFSTISVATKESTLIVGDMANYMNRIVQWAEDEIESFVRLVKENSDSPETATALRSTCICIQACLSHCSLLEPQGLKFSKLIMVLLFPYLEEVLDMNFRRARRRILDLTKDDNLEFLSSQLDLPVSVATPSGFMFSGIGKKFMTIVEEILDQLTPTVISQFGRHVLNKLLQLFDKFIEAVIKTLPGPSEDDNLIEPKESAEFKGIFGRLQQLASVARDVLLGKEKIQKVLLSRLIETVVMWLSEEHEFWNVFEDDSVQLQPLGLQQFILDMHFIVEITVCGGYSSRIVHQLVSAVITRAIGTFSARGIDPQSALPEDEWFVDTAKTAISKLMHGTSESEISDPDEHISIMHHDISDSDESLSSPSISESLDSFASANMGGTDSPVYFTDPET; encoded by the exons ATGGAGAGCAGCGAGGAGGACGACTACTTCCCCCCGCACGAATGGATCACTCCCCAGTCCAGCATCAACTCCATTTACCAATCCGATACCGAGAAG GGTATCAGAAAAGTTTGTTCTGAACTTTTGGAACTGAAGGATGCTGTTGAAAACCTATCTGGGAACACACAATCCAAGTATCTAGCCTTCCTCAG ACTATCAGAAGAGGTTATAGAAATGGAGCAAGAGTTGATTGATCTCCAAAAACATGTTTCTGCTCAAGGAATTATTGTACAAGATCTCATGAGCGGTGTTTGCCGAGAATTAGAAGTGTGGAATAAATATAGCAGTGGAGAACCTAATTCCGAGGAGGATATTGCTGATATCAATCAATTATTGCACAATGATCTGGAGGACCCTAAGATTACTTTCTTGGAAATGGTAGATGTCTTATTGGCAGAGCATAAACTAGAAGAAGCACTTTCAGCTATATTAACTGAGGAAAAAAGTTCACCAGAATTATGTGACTTGAAGGGAAATACATCAGTTGAAGGTTCTTCGTATAGGTTAGCTTTTCTCAAAAAAAAGGAAATGCTTGTGGATAAGATTGTAGGGATCACTGAGCAACCATATATATCAATTACAGAATTACGAAAAGTTGCATCTGGTTTAGTTAAGCTGGGGAAAGGTTCTCTAGCACTTAAATTAATGCTGAATGCATATGATTCCCGTCTTCGGAAAAAGATTGAGGCTTTTCTTCCTTCATGTTCTACTTACTTAGAGACATATGCTGCAATTCTTTCTGAGCTTGTTTTCTCAACAATCTCAGTGGCAACAAAAGAATCCACCTTAATTGTTGGAGACATGGCTAATTACATGAATCGAATTGTGCAGTGGGCTGAAGATGAGATAGAATCTTTTGTTCGTTTAGTAAAAGAAAACTCTGATTCACCCGAGACTGCCACGGCTCTTCGTTCTACATGTATCTGTATTCAGGCATGCCTTAGTCACTGTTCCCTTTTGGAACCACAAGGACTAAAGTTCTCAAAGTTAATTATGGTACTTTTGTTTCCTTACCTTGAAGAGGTTCTAGATATGAACTTTAGGCGAGCCAGAAGAAGGATTCTTGATTTGACAAAGGATGATAATTTGGAATTTCTATCTTCTCAGTTAGATTTGCCAGTTTCTGTTGCAACACCATCAGGTTTCATGTTTTCTGGCATTGGGAAGAAATTCATGACTATTGTGGAA GAAATATTGGATCAGCTTACACCAACCGTAATATCACAATTTGGCAGGCACGTTTTAAATAAGCTTCTTCAACTGTTCGATAAGTTCATAGAGGCAGTAATTAAGACATTACCTGGTCCCTCTGAAGATGATAATCTCATTGAACCAAAAGAATCTGCAGAGTTTAAG GGAATATTTGGAAGGCTACAGCAATTAGCAAGTGTGGCAAGGGATGTCCTACtggggaaagaaaagatacaaaaAGTTCTTCTTTCTAGGTTAATAGAGACAGTGGTTATGTGGCTCTCTGAAGAGCATGAATTCTGGAATGTATTTGAAGATGACTCTGTTCAACTTCAGCCTCTTGGCTTGCAACAG TTTATACTTGATATGCACTTCATAGTTGAAATTACGGTTTGTGGGGGATACTCATCTAGAATTGTCCATCAGCTCGTCTCGGCTGTTATAACACGAGCAATTGGCACTTTCTCTGCTAGAGGTATAGATCCTCAAAG TGCACTTCCTGAGGATGAGTGGTTTGTTGATACTGCAAAGACAGCAATAAGCAAGCTCATGCACGGAACCTCAGAGTCTGAAATTTCTGATCCTGATGAACACATTTCTATAATGCATCACGATATTTCGGATTCCGATGAAAGCCTTTCGAGCCCATCCATCTCAGAATCTCTAGATTCATTTGCTTCAGCAAACATGGGTGGAACTGATAGCCCTGTCTACTTCACTGATCCAGAAACATGA